A genomic window from Sceloporus undulatus isolate JIND9_A2432 ecotype Alabama chromosome 9, SceUnd_v1.1, whole genome shotgun sequence includes:
- the PEAR1 gene encoding platelet endothelial aggregation receptor 1: MMIPYAILLLWMRLVWGWSLTPGDPNVCSYWESFTVPSKESYLQPFAQVSMEPCEGMWPFVEKTCTRHKVLYKAAYRQSVKLDYRRRYRCCQGYYESNSLCVPRCTQDCVHGRCVAPEQCQCEQGWRGTDCSSDCSSLLWGAHCENPCVCLNGGSCDPLTGACACPPGFRSPSCQEPCAQGTYGPGCLLDCHCENGATCDGATGACFCSQGYAGPHCELPCLNGTSGLQCPAHCPCQNGGICHPQESHTCACPPGWMGPICSIRCPAGHFGSSCQGECQCHNGGQCDRDSGQCRCAHGYMGEQCREECPIGKYGQDCQQDCDCTNGGRCFHINGACLCEAGFFGSRCEERKCSPGFYGLGCHLPCLCHPGHTQSCHPLSGECTCKLGWTGLQCNETCAPGYHGLGCQEPCLCLNGGACDSETGLCQCPAGFTDKHCASRCPVNSYGLNCTQHCDCKNALACSSVDGACVCKEGWQGADCSLPCPMGTWGSGCNETCQCANGATCSPVSGKCMCAAGWRGSKCQDPCPAGSFGLGCSQKCTCQNAAGCDPFTGQCLCLPGWTGLHCSQPCGEGLWGPHCSQLCSCKNGASCSPKDGSCDCSPGFRGPSCQRPCQPGRYGKKCSVSCRCANHSICHPVDGSCDCPPGWMGNDCSRRCLPGFFGANCSQRCTCENQAACDPEVGRCVCPSGFTGARCETRSPDHPLTMVPAAPVGSPSLGAVIGIIVLAVLLVALLALFLCYQHRQKMNKLNRHISVAYTAGRTGSSEYAVPDVPPSYTHHYYSNPSYHTLSPCCPSPPVPSLPETPVGSSKFSPMKSLEREWPGPHGAEGNATLPADWKHLQGSLPPTFSLTSWQGGGQMDRSYSYTNGLGKSLSKGYSPEEALCGSGSSLGSENPYATIKDLPVLSGRPSESSYMEMKSPAKRERSYAEISLSEEPTRVLEEEEEEEGRSCSGAEGAALPGPPALPPNHYDSPKNSHIPSHYDVPPTRHYPPSPPLLRRQDT, encoded by the exons ATGATGATCCCGTATGCCATCCTCTTGCTGTGGATGCGACTGGTTTGGGGCTGGTCGCTCACTCCTGGTGATCCCAATGTCTGCAGCTACTGGGAAAG TTTCACAGTGCCCTCAAAGGAGTCCTACTTGCAGCCCTTCGCCCAGGTCTCCATGGAGCCTTGCGAGGGAATGTGGCCCTTTGTGGAGAAGACCTGCACCCGGCACAA AGTCCTCTACAAGGCTGCCTACAGGCAGAGCGTGAAGCTGGACTACAGGAGGCGCTACCGCTGCTGCCAGGGCTACTACGAGAGCAACAGCCTCTGCGTCC cTCGATGCACCCAGGACTGTGTCCATGGCAggtgtgtggcaccagagcaatgcCAGTGTGAGCAGGGATGGAGGGGCACGGACTGCTCCAGTG ACTGCAGCAGCCTCTTGTGGGGCGCCCACTGCGAGAACCCCTGCGTGTGTCTGAATGGGGGCAGCTGTGACCCCCTGACCGGGGCCTGCGCCTGCCCTCCAGGCTTCAGGAGTCCCTCCTGCCAAGAGCCCTGCGCCCAGGGCACCTATGGCCCCGGCTGCCTCCTGGATTGCCACTGTGAGAACGGGGCCACTTGCGATGGGGCCACAGGGGCCTGCTTCTGTTCCCAGGGATACGCTGGGCCACA CTGCGAGCTCCCATGCCTCAATGGAACCAGTGGACTTCAATGCCCAGCCCACTGCCCCTGTCAGAATGGGGGCATCTGCCACCCCCAAGAGAGCCATACTTGCGCCTGCCCTCCTGGGTGGATG GGCCCCATCTGCTCCATCCGCTGCCCCGCGGGGCACTTTGGCTCCAGCTGCCAGGGGGAATGCCAGTGCCACAACGGAGGCCAATGTGACCGTGACTCTGGACAGTGCCGCTGTGCGCATGGCTACATGGGAGAGCA GTGCCGTGAGGAATGCCCCATTGGCAAGTATGGGCAGGACTGCCAGCAGGACTGCGACTGCACCAATGGCGGGCGCTGCTTCCACATCAATGGGGCCTGTCTGTGTGAAGCTGGTTTCTTTGGCAGCCGCTGCGAGGAGCGTAAATGCTCACCTGGCTTCTATGGCCTGGGCTGCCACTTGCCCTGCCTCTGCCATCCTGGGCACACACAGAG TTGCCACCCGCTCTCGGGCGAATGCACATGCAAGCTGGGTTGGACTGGCCTCCAGTGCAATGAGACCTGCGCTCCAGGCTATCACGGCCTGGGTTGCCAGGAGCCCTGCTTGTGCCTCAATGGGGGAGCGTGCGACAGCGAGACGGGGCTCTGCCAATGCCCAGCAGGCTTCACA GACAAGCACTGTGCCAGTCGCTGCCCAGTCAACTCCTACGGCTTGAACTGCACCCAGCACTGTGACTGCAAGAATGCCTTGGCCTGCTCCTCCGTGGATGGGGCCTGCGTCTGTAAGGAAG gCTGGCAAGGAGCAGACTGTTCTCTCCCTTGCCCCATGGGCACCTGGGGCTCTGGCTGCAACGAGACCTGCCAGTGTGCTAACGGAGCCACCTGCAGCCCCGTCAGCGGCAAGTGCATGTGTGCCGCAGGCTGGCGTGGCAGCAAGTGCCAAGACCCATGCCCA gctgggtcCTTTGGCCTGGGCTGCAGTCAGAAGTGCACCTGCCAGAATGCGGCTGGCTGTGACCCCTTCACTGGTCAGTGCCTCTGCCTTCCTGGGTGGACAG GGCTTCACTGCAGCCAGCCCTGCGGAGAGGGCCTGTGGGGGCCGCACTGTAGCCAGCTGTGTTCCTGCAAGAATGGCGCCTCTTGCTCCCCGAAGGACGGGAGCTGCGACTGCAGCCCAGGCTTCAGGGGCCCCTCCTGCCAGCGCC CCTGCCAGCCGGGACGTTATGGCAAGAAGTGTTCGGTGTCCTGTCGGTGTGCCAACCACTCCATCTGCCATCCTGTGGACGGATCGTGCGACTGCCCTCCCGGGTGGATGGGCAACGATTGCTCGAGGC GCTGCCTCCCAGGGTTCTTTGGGGCAAACTGTAGCCAGCGGTGCACATGTGAGAACCAGGCCGCTTGCGACCCAGAGGTGGGGAGATGCGTGTGTCCCTCAGGCTTCACTGGGGCCCGCTGTGAGACCC GGAGCCCTGACCACCCGCTCACCATGGTCCCAGCCGCGCCAGTGGGCTCCCCCTCCCTGGGGGCTGTCATTGGCATCATTGTCCTGGCGGTCCTTCTGGTGGCCTTGCTAGCCCTCTTCCTCTGTTACCAACACCGGCAGAAGATGAACAAACTGAACCGGCACATCTCTGTGGCCTACACTGCAGGGAGGACAGGCAGTTCAGAGTATGCCGTGCCAG ATGTGCCTCCCAGCTACACCCACCACTACTATTCCAACCCCAGCTACCACACCTTATCACCCTGCTGCCCAAGTCCACCCGTACCCAGCCTCCCTGAGACTCCTGTGGGCTCCAGTAAG ttCTCTCCCATGAAGAGCCTGGAGCGCGAGTGGCCAGGGCCACATGGGGCAGAGGGGAACGCCACCCTCCCAGCTGACTGGAAGCACCTCCAGGGGTCCCTGCCCCCCACCTTTAGCCTCACCTCGTGGCAGG GAGGAGGCCAGATGGACCGCAGCTACAGCTACACGAACGGACTGGGGAAGTCTCTCAGCAAAG GGTATTCCCCTGAGGAGGCCCTGTGCGGAAGCGGCAGCTCCCTGGGCAGTGAAAACCCCTACGCCACCATCAAGGACCTGCCTGTTCTGAGCGGGCGGCCCTCGGAGAGCAGCTACATGGAGATGAAGTCCCCCGCAAAGCGTGAGCGGTCCTACGCGGAGATCAGTCTCTCTGAAGAGCCCACACGGgtcctggaggaggaagaggaggaggaag GTCGCAGCTGCTCTGGGGCAGAAGGAGCTGCCTTGCCAGGCCCGCCAGCTCTCCCGCCGAACCATTACGACTCACCCAAGAACAGCCACATCCCCAGCCACTATGACGTGCCCCCCACCCGGCACTACCCGCCCTCACCGCCACTCCTCCGGAGGCAGGACACATGA